One stretch of Halobaculum marinum DNA includes these proteins:
- a CDS encoding CBS domain-containing protein, with protein MELPTPQDLRERRTSLDLTQSALADRADVSQPLIARIEGGDVDPRLSTLRRIVEALDEVEGDVVRAADIMHESVISVAPDQSVREAVDLMEGEAYSQLPVIQNGTPVGSISFSDVNQAGENAADLPVSEVMSESFPPVSPDATVDEIRNLLEHYKAVVVTESGDAVGIITEADLAAQLS; from the coding sequence ATGGAACTCCCAACGCCGCAGGACCTGCGCGAGCGGCGAACGTCGCTCGATCTCACGCAGAGCGCGCTCGCCGACCGCGCGGACGTGTCACAGCCGCTGATCGCCCGGATCGAGGGCGGGGACGTCGACCCCCGACTGTCGACGCTCCGGCGCATCGTCGAGGCGCTCGACGAGGTCGAGGGCGACGTCGTCCGCGCCGCAGACATCATGCACGAGTCGGTGATCAGCGTCGCCCCCGACCAGTCGGTCCGGGAGGCGGTCGACCTGATGGAGGGGGAGGCGTACTCGCAACTCCCCGTCATCCAGAACGGGACGCCGGTCGGCTCTATCTCCTTCTCGGACGTGAACCAGGCCGGCGAGAACGCCGCGGATCTGCCCGTCAGCGAGGTGATGTCGGAGTCGTTCCCGCCGGTGAGCCCCGACGCGACCGTCGACGAGATCCGGAACCTGCTGGAGCACTACAAGGCGGTCGTCGTCACAGAGAGCGGTGACGCGGTCGGTATCATCACGGAGGCGGATCTGGCGGCGCAGTTGTCCTGA
- a CDS encoding nucleotide exchange factor GrpE yields the protein MSDEADVGHDESEEGAVDEEAGDGERAAETALADAVAEYDDALAAEVAALEREAAESAERVEELESSLRRTKADFQNYKKRAKKRQEQEKARATEDLVARLTDVRDNLVRALDQDADADIRPGVESTLETFDRVLGEENVEIISPEPGQSVDPERHEVMMRVDSEHPEGTVADVYKEGYEMADKVIEAAQVTVSDDEK from the coding sequence ATGAGCGACGAGGCCGACGTCGGACACGACGAATCGGAGGAGGGAGCCGTCGACGAGGAGGCAGGCGACGGCGAACGCGCCGCCGAGACGGCGCTGGCGGACGCGGTCGCCGAGTACGACGACGCGCTCGCGGCGGAAGTGGCCGCGCTCGAACGCGAGGCCGCCGAGAGCGCCGAGCGCGTCGAGGAGTTGGAGTCGAGCCTCCGGCGGACGAAGGCTGACTTCCAGAACTACAAGAAGCGCGCGAAGAAGCGCCAAGAGCAGGAGAAGGCGCGCGCGACCGAGGACCTCGTGGCGCGGCTGACCGACGTGCGCGACAACCTGGTGCGCGCGCTCGACCAGGACGCGGACGCCGACATCCGCCCGGGCGTCGAGTCGACGCTGGAGACGTTCGACCGCGTGCTGGGCGAGGAGAACGTCGAGATCATCTCGCCGGAACCGGGGCAATCCGTCGACCCGGAGCGCCACGAAGTGATGATGCGCGTCGACTCCGAGCACCCCGAGGGCACCGTCGCCGACGTGTACAAAGAGGGGTACGAGATGGCCGACAAAGTGATCGAGGCCGCGCAGGTCACCGTCAGCGACGACGAGAAGTAG
- a CDS encoding alpha/beta hydrolase, whose amino-acid sequence MEFTVHGPDDGEPLLFVMGWGNTADQPEPRWLLDTLADEGYRTHACEIPTNVTSFEDEYLRPLADYVADGPDFDRALSHSTGGLIAAHAIDDGVLPKQAVHLSPWWGLHPSQRLPFRVLGALPTSRELVPVEPDRDTLGALADPSAREALGLAPSFVREIRRAQESLPRAADDEVAFCTLTDGLVGVDAVGERLPADRIRLYDGGHECFASPDRDQIVAEAVAALREGPAALG is encoded by the coding sequence ATGGAGTTCACCGTCCACGGTCCCGACGACGGCGAGCCGTTGCTGTTCGTCATGGGCTGGGGGAACACCGCCGACCAGCCGGAACCGCGCTGGCTCCTCGACACGCTCGCCGACGAGGGGTACCGAACCCACGCCTGCGAGATTCCGACGAACGTGACGAGCTTCGAGGACGAGTACCTCCGGCCCCTCGCCGACTACGTCGCCGACGGGCCAGACTTCGACCGTGCGCTCTCCCACAGCACCGGCGGCCTCATCGCCGCCCACGCGATCGACGACGGCGTGCTCCCGAAGCAGGCCGTCCACCTCAGTCCGTGGTGGGGACTCCACCCGAGCCAGCGGCTCCCGTTTCGGGTGTTGGGGGCGCTGCCGACGAGTCGTGAACTAGTGCCGGTCGAACCTGACCGCGACACGCTCGGCGCCCTCGCGGATCCGAGCGCCCGCGAGGCGCTCGGGTTGGCGCCGTCGTTCGTCCGCGAGATACGCCGAGCACAGGAGTCACTCCCCCGTGCCGCCGACGACGAAGTCGCCTTCTGCACGCTGACCGACGGACTGGTCGGCGTCGACGCCGTCGGCGAGCGTCTGCCCGCCGACCGGATCCGACTGTACGACGGCGGGCACGAGTGCTTCGCCTCGCCGGACCGCGATCAGATCGTCGCCGAGGCGGTCGCGGCGCTGCGCGAGGGGCCGGCGGCGCTCGGCTGA
- a CDS encoding DUF555 domain-containing protein, with product MSNYLVALEAAWLVRDVEAIDDAIGVAVSEAGRRLNEANKEFVDVEVGATPCPACGEPFDSAFIAASTALVGLMLEINVFNADSEEHATRIAKSEIGGALRDVPLDVIDVIETEADDEDE from the coding sequence ATGAGCAACTATCTCGTCGCCCTCGAGGCGGCGTGGCTGGTCCGCGACGTCGAAGCGATCGACGACGCAATCGGCGTGGCGGTGAGCGAGGCAGGTCGGCGACTCAACGAGGCGAACAAGGAGTTCGTGGACGTGGAGGTGGGCGCGACGCCGTGTCCCGCCTGCGGCGAGCCGTTCGACTCGGCGTTCATCGCCGCCTCGACCGCCCTCGTCGGCCTCATGCTGGAGATCAACGTGTTCAACGCCGACAGCGAGGAGCACGCCACCCGCATCGCGAAAAGCGAGATCGGTGGCGCACTCCGCGACGTCCCGCTCGACGTGATCGACGTGATCGAGACGGAAGCCGACGACGAGGACGAGTAA
- a CDS encoding YihY/virulence factor BrkB family protein, protein MPARSVAASAREAASLLRDVVARGREAGVGFLAAAVAYYALVSLVPLVALAALALATVAGEAVADRVVLALGDSLSVSGRDTVRRVFTTAVGRSQATVVGAVVLVWGASRLFRGLDRAVGRVYRLDDGGGTVRRARDAAVVLAAVVTAVVAAVGVDLLVPVSDPSGPVGRATAVTVRVAVLSGLLFPAYYVLPDTSLSIREALPGSVLAGVGWAALYAAFDAYVAASAGGALSGALGAVVLVVTWLYAASVLLLAGAVVNAVVAGH, encoded by the coding sequence ATGCCCGCCCGTAGCGTCGCGGCCTCGGCGCGGGAGGCCGCATCACTGCTCCGCGATGTCGTCGCCCGCGGTCGCGAGGCCGGCGTCGGCTTCCTCGCGGCCGCCGTCGCCTACTACGCACTCGTGTCCCTGGTCCCGTTGGTCGCCCTGGCGGCGCTGGCACTCGCCACCGTCGCCGGCGAGGCGGTCGCCGACCGGGTGGTCCTCGCGCTCGGCGACTCGCTGTCGGTGTCCGGCCGCGACACCGTTCGCCGAGTGTTCACTACGGCGGTCGGTCGCTCCCAAGCGACCGTCGTCGGTGCGGTCGTGCTCGTGTGGGGAGCGTCACGACTGTTCCGCGGACTCGACCGCGCCGTCGGGCGGGTGTATCGTCTCGACGACGGCGGCGGGACGGTCCGTCGCGCCCGGGACGCCGCCGTCGTGCTCGCGGCGGTGGTGACCGCCGTCGTCGCCGCCGTCGGCGTCGACCTCCTCGTCCCCGTCAGCGACCCGTCCGGGCCAGTGGGGCGCGCAACCGCCGTCACCGTCCGGGTCGCGGTCTTGTCCGGACTGCTGTTCCCGGCGTACTACGTGCTCCCAGACACCTCGCTGTCGATCCGGGAAGCACTCCCCGGGAGCGTCCTCGCGGGCGTCGGGTGGGCGGCGCTGTACGCCGCGTTCGACGCCTACGTCGCCGCCAGCGCCGGGGGCGCGCTTTCGGGCGCGCTCGGCGCCGTGGTGCTCGTGGTGACGTGGCTCTACGCCGCGTCGGTTCTCCTCCTCGCGGGCGCCGTCGTCAACGCGGTCGTCGCCGGTCACTGA
- a CDS encoding MBL fold metallo-hydrolase, with product MTVRHDDLQVTWYGYATARIESADGTVAYTDPGRYGVLSGEWTPPGGGNPKEAAHPRATDHRPMDADLVVVTHDHHYDSEGIERVAADDATVVVFEGVDAANIDRDVKPVDDLPFDVVRVGEADHVAVDGVGDVWSVPAYNEADGPHANRDGSVPHPKGEGVGYRFTVGEQGTSVFWPGDSDALDAFAELDVSLFLANISGDVCMSAPEAAALAERMDPDLVVPIHYNTLEFLEADSAAFASDVAKRTVPVALDESAE from the coding sequence ATGACGGTCAGACACGACGACCTGCAGGTCACGTGGTACGGCTACGCCACCGCGCGCATCGAGAGCGCTGACGGCACGGTCGCGTACACCGATCCGGGCCGCTACGGCGTACTCTCCGGTGAGTGGACACCACCCGGCGGCGGCAACCCGAAGGAGGCGGCCCACCCGCGCGCGACGGACCACCGGCCGATGGACGCCGACCTCGTCGTCGTCACGCACGACCACCACTACGACTCCGAGGGCATCGAGCGCGTCGCCGCCGACGACGCGACGGTCGTCGTGTTCGAGGGCGTCGACGCCGCGAACATCGACCGCGACGTGAAGCCGGTCGACGACCTGCCGTTCGACGTGGTCCGCGTCGGCGAGGCCGACCACGTCGCCGTCGACGGCGTCGGCGACGTGTGGTCGGTGCCGGCGTACAACGAGGCGGACGGCCCGCACGCGAACCGCGACGGCTCCGTCCCGCACCCGAAGGGGGAGGGCGTCGGCTACCGATTCACTGTCGGCGAGCAGGGCACCTCGGTGTTCTGGCCCGGCGACTCCGACGCGCTCGACGCGTTCGCCGAACTGGACGTGTCGCTGTTCCTCGCGAACATCTCCGGCGACGTCTGCATGAGCGCCCCCGAGGCCGCCGCCCTCGCCGAGCGCATGGACCCCGACCTCGTGGTTCCGATCCACTACAACACGCTGGAGTTCCTCGAAGCCGACTCCGCCGCCTTCGCGAGCGACGTCGCGAAGCGCACGGTGCCGGTCGCGCTGGACGAGTCTGCCGAGTAG
- the psmB gene encoding archaeal proteasome endopeptidase complex subunit beta, giving the protein MRPSSDLADLDAIGGDETVFGPELGEFPHADERRAQATGEGEMKTGTTTVGLRTEDGVVLATDMRASLGRMVSSKDVQKVEEIHPTGALTIAGSVSAAQNLIQTLKAETNLYEARRGKDMSMQALSTLTGNLLRSGAFFIVQPILGGVDDEGAHVYSIDAAGGMTEEEYTVTGSGSQFALGVLEQEYSDDLSVDEAKRVAARAIKSAVERDTASGNGINVAVVTEDGVEITKHKDIDAVAE; this is encoded by the coding sequence ATGCGACCATCTAGTGACCTCGCGGACCTCGACGCGATCGGCGGCGACGAGACCGTGTTCGGGCCGGAACTCGGGGAGTTCCCCCACGCCGACGAGCGCCGCGCCCAGGCGACGGGCGAGGGTGAGATGAAGACCGGGACGACGACCGTCGGCCTCCGCACCGAAGACGGCGTCGTGCTGGCGACCGACATGCGCGCCTCGCTGGGCCGGATGGTCTCCTCGAAGGACGTCCAGAAGGTCGAGGAGATCCACCCAACGGGCGCGCTCACCATCGCGGGCTCCGTCTCCGCCGCGCAGAACCTCATCCAGACGCTGAAGGCCGAGACGAACCTGTACGAGGCTCGCCGCGGCAAGGACATGAGCATGCAGGCGCTGTCGACGCTCACCGGCAACCTCCTCCGCTCGGGCGCGTTCTTCATCGTCCAGCCCATCCTCGGCGGCGTCGACGACGAGGGTGCCCACGTCTACTCCATCGACGCCGCGGGTGGCATGACCGAAGAGGAGTACACCGTCACCGGCTCCGGCTCGCAGTTCGCACTCGGCGTGCTGGAGCAGGAGTACAGCGACGACCTTTCGGTCGACGAGGCCAAGCGCGTCGCCGCCCGCGCGATCAAGTCCGCCGTCGAGCGCGACACCGCCTCCGGCAACGGGATCAACGTCGCCGTCGTCACCGAGGACGGCGTCGAGATCACCAAGCACAAGGACATCGACGCGGTCGCCGAGTAA
- the dnaJ gene encoding molecular chaperone DnaJ has translation MSEDFYDVLGVSRDASEDEIKQAYRQKATEYHPDVSDADDAEEKFKQVKKAKEVLTDEEKRSAYDRMGHDRFEQAEKRGGFDGGPGGAGAGGMGGDPFGGMGGGAGGMGGIGDIFNDLFGGGGGRGRGGPRPGKDLRTNLDIDLQEAHDGVTKQFTVARPTRCDECDGEGHPEDADVRTCSQCDGRGQVTRVQQTPLGRVQQTTTCPECEGDGELYSEDCAVCDGSGITREESTLTVDVPAGIQDGQTLRMDGEGAPGEPGARDGDLLIEVRVEGDDRFERDGADLHLTEPVSFPQAVFGDTVQLETLDGSVEFEVPAGTQSGETFRLKGKGMPRLRRRGNGDLYVNVQVVTPDDLNEEQREALKTFAEAGGEEIDVSEGFFEKIKNSL, from the coding sequence ATGAGCGAGGACTTCTACGACGTGCTCGGCGTGTCGCGCGACGCTTCCGAGGACGAGATCAAACAGGCGTACCGGCAGAAGGCGACCGAGTACCACCCGGACGTCAGCGACGCCGACGACGCCGAGGAGAAGTTCAAGCAGGTGAAGAAGGCCAAGGAGGTCCTCACCGACGAGGAGAAGCGCTCGGCGTACGACCGGATGGGCCACGACCGCTTCGAGCAGGCCGAGAAGCGCGGCGGCTTCGACGGCGGCCCCGGCGGCGCGGGCGCCGGCGGCATGGGCGGCGACCCGTTCGGGGGGATGGGCGGCGGTGCCGGCGGTATGGGCGGCATCGGCGACATCTTCAACGACCTGTTCGGCGGTGGCGGCGGCCGCGGGCGCGGCGGCCCACGTCCGGGGAAGGACCTCCGTACCAACCTCGACATCGACCTCCAGGAGGCCCACGACGGCGTCACGAAGCAGTTCACGGTCGCGCGACCCACCCGGTGTGACGAGTGCGACGGCGAGGGCCACCCCGAGGACGCCGACGTTCGGACCTGCTCGCAGTGTGACGGTCGCGGCCAGGTGACGCGCGTCCAGCAGACGCCGCTCGGGCGCGTCCAGCAGACGACCACCTGCCCGGAGTGTGAGGGCGACGGCGAACTGTACTCCGAGGACTGCGCAGTGTGTGACGGCTCGGGGATCACCCGCGAGGAGTCGACGCTGACGGTCGACGTGCCCGCCGGCATTCAGGACGGACAGACCCTCCGGATGGACGGCGAGGGTGCCCCCGGCGAACCCGGCGCGCGCGACGGCGACCTGCTCATCGAGGTGCGCGTCGAGGGCGACGACCGGTTCGAGCGCGACGGCGCCGACCTCCACCTCACGGAGCCGGTGTCGTTCCCGCAGGCCGTCTTCGGCGACACGGTGCAGTTGGAGACACTCGACGGCAGCGTCGAGTTCGAAGTGCCCGCGGGCACCCAAAGTGGCGAGACGTTCCGCCTGAAGGGGAAGGGGATGCCGCGACTCCGGCGCCGTGGGAACGGCGACCTCTACGTCAACGTGCAGGTCGTCACGCCGGACGACCTGAACGAGGAGCAGCGGGAGGCGCTCAAGACGTTCGCGGAGGCCGGCGGCGAAGAGATCGACGTGAGCGAAGGCTTCTTCGAGAAGATCAAGAACTCGCTATAG
- a CDS encoding Rieske (2Fe-2S) protein produces the protein MTDGTRVAAVDDVPESGSYLFTASDPYGEDKEMILVRCADPPGVRAWVNVCPHEYQRLDRGRGAAVRDGEIICPKHGSMFDSCSGECDNGEAAGTTLPSVEVAVADGAVFLVDDDYTFRHAGARDDGDDGPSSTSHIGF, from the coding sequence ATGACCGACGGAACACGGGTCGCCGCGGTCGACGACGTCCCCGAGTCGGGGTCGTACCTGTTCACCGCGAGCGACCCGTACGGTGAGGACAAGGAGATGATCCTCGTTCGCTGTGCAGACCCGCCGGGCGTCCGCGCGTGGGTGAACGTCTGTCCCCACGAGTACCAACGACTCGACCGCGGTCGCGGCGCCGCCGTGCGAGACGGCGAGATCATCTGCCCCAAACACGGCTCGATGTTCGACTCGTGTTCGGGGGAGTGTGACAACGGCGAGGCTGCCGGAACGACGCTCCCGAGCGTGGAGGTCGCCGTCGCCGACGGCGCGGTGTTCCTCGTCGACGACGACTACACGTTCCGCCACGCGGGAGCGCGGGACGACGGCGACGACGGGCCGAGTTCGACCTCACACATCGGCTTCTGA
- the ligA gene encoding ATP-dependent DNA ligase LigA, with amino-acid sequence MEFATFAERADAMAAEEGDLATVALVAETLAAAGPDASPEADRDPTDSDDLAIVARFLRGAVFPGWDGRKLSVGPSLCHEALARAAGANVTADDVEDRLAETGEIGAVAAQLDLGGQTGLAAFGGGGDAGADDLTVREVYEELVAVAEATGDGSESFRLDTLFGLFNRATPSEATYLARLVLGEMRIGVGGGALRDATAEAFLGASVTTPTEERDEDDRTDELVALVERALQVTNDHGRVAELARDEGEAGLRDVSLAVGRPVRSMLAQAGTVADAMDAWGSAVAETKYDGARVQIHYEERADDNEGADGAGDPDDGPVSIYSRNMEDVTAALPELVEHVRAHATAPAILDGEAVAVDDDGEPLPFQAILRRFRRKYDVDRMREEVRVELRAFDCLHAAGDDLLDAPLTERHDRLREVLDEGVSEVLVSDDAAEVEAFEAEALAAGHEGVMLKRPDSTYDPGNRGKEWLKRKPDVETLDLVVTGAEWGEGRRAELFGTFEVSVRVADESGDASGEHAVVGKVATGITDEELADLTDLLEPHVRSESGQTVTFAPEVVFEVGYEEIQTSPTYDSGYALRFPRFLAVREDKGADDADTLTRLRRLAGDGDDGADGGDDSADADESGDGERDATGAE; translated from the coding sequence ATGGAGTTCGCCACGTTCGCCGAGCGCGCCGACGCGATGGCCGCCGAGGAGGGCGACCTCGCGACGGTGGCGCTCGTCGCCGAGACGCTCGCGGCCGCGGGCCCCGACGCGTCGCCGGAGGCCGACCGCGACCCGACGGACTCGGACGACCTCGCCATCGTCGCTCGGTTCCTCCGCGGCGCGGTGTTCCCGGGGTGGGACGGCCGGAAACTGTCCGTGGGTCCGTCGCTGTGTCACGAGGCGCTGGCGCGTGCCGCCGGTGCGAACGTGACCGCCGACGACGTGGAGGACCGTCTCGCCGAGACGGGCGAGATCGGTGCCGTCGCCGCCCAGCTCGACCTCGGGGGGCAGACCGGGCTGGCCGCCTTCGGCGGCGGTGGCGACGCCGGCGCCGACGACCTCACCGTTCGCGAGGTGTACGAGGAACTCGTCGCGGTCGCGGAGGCGACCGGCGACGGGAGCGAGTCGTTCCGACTCGACACGCTGTTTGGCCTGTTCAACCGAGCGACGCCGTCGGAGGCGACGTACCTCGCGCGACTCGTGCTCGGCGAGATGCGCATCGGCGTCGGCGGCGGCGCGCTCCGCGACGCCACCGCGGAGGCGTTCCTCGGCGCGTCCGTGACGACGCCGACGGAGGAACGCGACGAGGACGACCGCACCGACGAGTTGGTCGCGCTCGTCGAGCGGGCGCTCCAGGTGACGAACGACCACGGCCGCGTCGCCGAACTCGCTCGCGACGAGGGCGAAGCAGGCCTCCGCGACGTGTCGCTGGCCGTCGGGCGACCGGTCCGGTCGATGCTCGCACAGGCGGGCACCGTCGCCGACGCGATGGACGCGTGGGGCTCGGCGGTCGCAGAGACGAAGTACGACGGTGCGCGCGTCCAGATCCACTACGAGGAGCGCGCGGACGACAACGAGGGAGCCGACGGCGCAGGCGATCCCGACGACGGCCCCGTCTCCATCTACTCGCGCAACATGGAGGACGTGACCGCGGCGCTCCCGGAGTTGGTCGAACACGTGCGTGCGCACGCGACCGCACCGGCGATCCTCGACGGCGAGGCGGTCGCCGTCGACGACGACGGCGAACCACTCCCGTTCCAGGCGATCCTCCGGCGCTTCCGCCGCAAGTACGACGTCGACCGGATGCGCGAGGAGGTGCGCGTGGAGTTGCGCGCGTTCGACTGCCTCCACGCCGCGGGCGACGACTTGCTCGACGCGCCGCTGACCGAGCGCCACGACCGCCTCCGGGAGGTGCTCGACGAGGGCGTCTCGGAGGTCCTCGTCTCCGACGACGCTGCCGAGGTCGAGGCGTTCGAGGCCGAGGCGCTGGCGGCGGGCCACGAGGGCGTGATGCTGAAGCGCCCCGACTCGACGTACGACCCGGGGAACCGCGGGAAGGAGTGGCTCAAGCGCAAGCCGGACGTGGAGACGCTCGACCTGGTCGTCACCGGCGCCGAGTGGGGCGAGGGGCGCCGCGCCGAGTTGTTCGGGACGTTCGAGGTGTCCGTCCGTGTCGCTGACGAGTCCGGCGACGCCAGTGGAGAGCACGCCGTCGTCGGCAAGGTCGCGACCGGCATCACCGACGAGGAACTGGCCGACCTGACCGACCTGCTCGAGCCGCACGTTCGGTCGGAGTCCGGCCAGACGGTGACGTTCGCGCCCGAGGTGGTGTTCGAGGTCGGCTACGAGGAGATTCAGACCTCGCCGACCTACGACTCGGGGTACGCGCTCCGATTCCCGCGATTCCTCGCGGTGCGCGAGGACAAGGGAGCCGACGACGCGGACACGCTGACGCGGTTGCGGCGACTCGCAGGCGACGGTGACGATGGCGCCGACGGCGGTGACGATAGCGCCGACGCGGACGAAAGCGGCGACGGTGAACGCGACGCCACCGGCGCCGAGTGA
- a CDS encoding DUF6884 domain-containing protein, giving the protein METFGLVQAGACPFRGRGRARDRYATAFFSKKAELAELVCDEWVVLSERHGVLDPDEEVEGIDREFDELEPAEQARWSMDVVADVATRVRKQEYDRVVVFADRPTRDALKERGGLLSRMAAAGAKTIEPLAGIGGPDRQEQWLDEQLAIRREAADPTAADLDADLGELA; this is encoded by the coding sequence ATGGAGACCTTCGGACTCGTACAGGCTGGCGCCTGTCCGTTCCGCGGGCGGGGACGGGCGAGGGATCGCTACGCGACGGCGTTCTTCTCGAAAAAGGCAGAGCTAGCGGAGTTGGTGTGCGACGAGTGGGTCGTCCTCTCGGAGCGCCACGGTGTACTCGACCCGGACGAAGAGGTCGAGGGCATCGACCGCGAGTTCGACGAACTGGAACCAGCCGAACAGGCGCGGTGGTCGATGGACGTCGTCGCCGACGTGGCGACGCGCGTCAGGAAACAGGAGTACGACCGTGTCGTCGTGTTCGCCGACCGACCGACCAGAGACGCGCTCAAAGAGCGCGGCGGCCTGCTCAGCAGGATGGCCGCCGCCGGCGCGAAGACCATCGAGCCGTTGGCGGGAATCGGCGGCCCAGACCGCCAAGAGCAGTGGCTCGACGAGCAGTTGGCGATCCGTCGCGAGGCGGCGGACCCGACGGCGGCGGACCTGGACGCCGACCTCGGGGAACTGGCCTGA
- the dnaK gene encoding molecular chaperone DnaK translates to MATNKILGIDLGTTNSAFAVMEGDDPEIIVNGEGDRTTPSVVAFTDDGERLVGKPAKNQAVQNPDRTIQSIKRHMGEENYSVEIDGEDYTPQQISAMILQKIKRDAEEYLGDDVEKAVITVPAYFNDKQRQATKDAGEIAGFEVERIVNEPTAASMAYGLDDESDQTVMVYDLGGGTFDVSVLDLGGGVYEVVATNGDNDLGGDDWDEAIIDHLAEEFQNDHGIDLREDRQALQRLKDAAEEAKIELSSRKQASINLPFITATDSGPVHLETEITRATFENLTSDLIDRTVEPTEQALADAGYDAGDIDEVILVGGSTRMPQVQEKVTDILGTEPKKNVNPDEAVAMGAAIQGGVLSGDVDDLVLLDVTPLSLGIEVKGGLFERLIEKNTTIPTEESKIFTTAAPNQTSVDVRVFQGEREIAEENELLGEFQLTGIPPAPAGTPQIEVGFNIDENGIVNVEAEDKGSGNAESITIEGGAGLSDEEIEQMQQEAEQHAEEDEERRRRIEARNEAESAVQRAETLLEENEENVDDDLEADIREEIENVQEVLGDEEADADELEDATEDLSDALQEIGKQMYQEQAQQAQAGPGGAGGAGPGGMGGMGGGPGAGAAGAEGDDEEFVDADFEDVDDEEES, encoded by the coding sequence ATGGCGACCAACAAGATCCTCGGAATCGACCTCGGGACCACGAACTCTGCGTTCGCGGTGATGGAGGGGGACGACCCGGAGATCATCGTGAACGGCGAGGGTGACCGAACGACGCCGTCGGTGGTCGCGTTCACCGACGACGGAGAGCGACTCGTCGGGAAACCCGCGAAGAACCAAGCCGTCCAGAACCCCGACCGCACGATCCAGTCGATCAAGCGGCACATGGGCGAGGAGAACTACTCCGTCGAGATCGACGGCGAGGACTACACGCCCCAGCAGATCTCGGCGATGATCCTCCAGAAGATCAAGCGCGACGCCGAGGAGTACCTCGGCGACGACGTCGAGAAGGCGGTCATCACGGTGCCGGCGTACTTCAACGACAAGCAGCGGCAGGCGACGAAGGACGCCGGCGAGATCGCCGGCTTCGAGGTCGAGCGCATCGTCAACGAGCCGACCGCGGCGTCGATGGCGTACGGCCTCGACGACGAGTCCGACCAGACCGTGATGGTGTACGACCTCGGTGGCGGCACCTTCGACGTGAGCGTCCTCGACCTGGGCGGCGGCGTGTACGAGGTCGTCGCGACGAACGGGGACAACGACCTCGGCGGCGACGACTGGGACGAGGCGATCATCGACCACCTCGCCGAGGAGTTCCAGAACGACCACGGGATCGACCTGCGCGAGGACCGCCAGGCGCTCCAGCGGCTGAAGGACGCCGCCGAGGAGGCGAAGATCGAACTGTCCTCCCGGAAGCAGGCGAGTATCAACCTCCCGTTCATCACGGCGACCGACTCCGGCCCGGTCCACCTCGAGACCGAGATCACCCGCGCGACGTTCGAGAACCTCACGTCGGACCTCATCGACCGGACGGTCGAGCCGACCGAGCAGGCGCTGGCCGACGCCGGCTACGACGCCGGCGACATCGACGAGGTCATCCTCGTCGGTGGCTCCACCCGGATGCCGCAGGTGCAGGAGAAGGTGACCGACATTCTCGGTACCGAGCCGAAGAAGAACGTCAACCCCGACGAAGCCGTCGCGATGGGCGCGGCCATCCAGGGCGGCGTGCTCTCGGGCGACGTGGACGACCTCGTCTTGCTCGACGTGACGCCCCTCTCGCTGGGGATCGAGGTGAAGGGCGGCCTGTTCGAGCGCCTCATCGAGAAGAACACGACCATCCCGACCGAGGAGTCGAAGATCTTCACGACGGCGGCACCGAACCAGACGTCCGTCGACGTGCGCGTGTTCCAGGGCGAGCGTGAGATCGCCGAGGAGAACGAACTGCTCGGCGAGTTCCAGTTGACCGGCATCCCGCCGGCGCCCGCGGGCACCCCGCAGATCGAGGTCGGCTTCAACATCGACGAGAACGGTATCGTCAACGTTGAGGCCGAGGACAAGGGCTCGGGCAACGCCGAATCGATCACCATCGAGGGCGGCGCGGGCCTCTCCGACGAGGAGATCGAGCAGATGCAGCAGGAGGCCGAGCAGCACGCCGAGGAGGACGAGGAACGCCGCCGCCGCATCGAGGCCCGCAACGAGGCCGAGAGCGCGGTCCAGCGCGCAGAGACGCTCCTCGAGGAGAACGAGGAGAACGTCGACGACGACCTCGAGGCCGACATCCGCGAAGAGATCGAGAACGTCCAAGAGGTGCTCGGCGACGAGGAGGCCGACGCCGACGAACTCGAAGACGCGACCGAGGACCTCTCGGACGCGCTCCAGGAGATCGGCAAGCAGATGTACCAAGAGCAGGCCCAGCAGGCCCAGGCCGGACCGGGCGGCGCCGGCGGCGCCGGCCCCGGCGGCATGGGTGGCATGGGCGGTGGCCCCGGCGCGGGCGCCGCGGGTGCCGAGGGCGACGACGAGGAGTTCGTCGACGCCGACTTCGAGGACGTGGACGACGAAGAGGAGTCGTAG